A single window of Cytobacillus luteolus DNA harbors:
- the rbfA gene encoding 30S ribosome-binding factor RbfA produces MSLRPTRVGEQMKKELGEIIGRKIQDPRIGFVTVTDVEVTGDLQQAKVFISVLGDDEQKENTLKGLAKAKGFIRSEIGQRIRLRKTPEISFEFDESINYGNRIDTLLHEINKQSNQD; encoded by the coding sequence ATGAGTTTACGACCTACTCGTGTGGGAGAACAAATGAAAAAAGAATTAGGTGAGATCATTGGACGTAAAATCCAAGACCCAAGGATTGGATTTGTGACTGTTACAGATGTTGAGGTAACTGGAGATTTGCAGCAGGCCAAAGTGTTTATTTCGGTTCTTGGAGATGATGAGCAGAAGGAAAATACGTTAAAAGGTCTTGCAAAAGCTAAAGGATTTATCCGTTCTGAAATTGGTCAGCGTATACGTTTAAGAAAAACACCTGAAATTTCATTTGAATTCGACGAATCCATCAATTACGGAAATCGAATTGATACATTACTTCATGAAATTAATAAACAATCGAATCAAGATTGA
- a CDS encoding DUF503 domain-containing protein, whose amino-acid sequence MIGYVECECIIYDAHSLKEKRAVLQRIITRLRQKYNITVSEVDFQDTWQRTKLAMAVVSSSRKTTEIELNHAIGLIDSFPEIERTITEFEWL is encoded by the coding sequence ATGATAGGGTATGTAGAGTGTGAATGCATAATCTACGATGCTCATTCCTTAAAGGAAAAACGAGCTGTTTTGCAGAGGATTATTACTCGGCTTAGACAGAAATATAATATTACAGTGTCGGAAGTTGATTTTCAGGATACCTGGCAACGAACAAAGCTTGCCATGGCAGTTGTTTCGTCAAGTCGAAAAACAACTGAAATAGAATTGAACCATGCCATAGGCCTGATTGATTCTTTCCCAGAAATCGAACGAACGATTACAGAATTTGAGTGGCTTTAA
- the infB gene encoding translation initiation factor IF-2 gives MSKMRVYEYAKKQNISSKEIISKLKEMDIEVNNHMATIEDDVVIKLDETYNKKPEAGKIDEDKAKGNTKQKPVAKSFDDEDDVAPVKKVEPIKKAAPKQTDSKKGAQQSQQVEKKVFNKNKNKNNNNNKNKYNQHQNQQVAPKKPEKKLPEKITFVGSLTVGELAKELGKEPSEIIKKLLMLGVMATINQDLDKDTIELIAGEYGVQVEEEIVYEKTEFEGYINEEKPEDLVERPAVVTIMGHVDHGKTTLLDSIRNTKVTEGEAGGITQHIGAYQIVQSGKKITFLDTPGHAAFTTMRARGAQVTDITILVVAADDGVMPQTVEAINHAKAAEVPIIVAVNKMDKPSANPDRVMQELTDHGLVPEAWGGETIFVPLSALTGEGIDSLIEMILLVTEVEELVANPNANATGTVIEAQLDKGRGSVATLLVQNGTLRVGDPIVVGNTFGRVRAMVNDLGRRVKEAGPSTPVEITGLNDVPQAGDQFLVFDDEKTARSVGEARLQKQLVEQRGSGNRVSLEDLFEQIKQGEMKEINLIVKADVQGSTEALAASLQKIDVEGVKVKIIHTGVGAITESDIILASASNAIVIGFNVRPDAGAKRTADVENVDIRLHRIIYKAIEEIEAAMKGMLDPEFQEKVIGQAEVRNTFKVSKVGTIAGCYVTEGKITRDSGVRIIRDGVVIFEGEIDTLKRFKDDVKEVARNYECGITITKFNDIKEGDIIEAFVMEEIERA, from the coding sequence ATGAGTAAAATGAGAGTTTATGAATATGCAAAAAAACAAAACATCTCAAGCAAAGAAATAATTTCTAAGTTAAAAGAAATGGACATCGAGGTTAATAATCATATGGCGACAATAGAAGATGATGTAGTGATAAAGTTAGATGAAACTTATAATAAGAAACCGGAAGCCGGGAAAATTGATGAAGACAAGGCTAAGGGAAATACAAAACAAAAGCCTGTAGCAAAATCATTTGATGATGAAGATGATGTTGCGCCTGTAAAAAAAGTGGAGCCAATCAAAAAGGCAGCACCAAAGCAAACAGATAGTAAAAAGGGTGCTCAACAAAGCCAACAGGTAGAGAAAAAAGTATTTAACAAGAATAAAAATAAGAACAATAACAACAATAAAAACAAGTATAATCAACACCAAAATCAACAGGTTGCTCCAAAGAAGCCTGAGAAGAAATTACCAGAAAAAATTACATTCGTTGGCTCTCTAACAGTAGGCGAGTTGGCAAAAGAATTAGGGAAAGAACCTTCTGAAATCATTAAGAAGCTCCTTATGCTTGGTGTTATGGCTACGATTAACCAAGACTTAGATAAAGATACAATTGAGTTAATCGCAGGTGAATATGGCGTTCAAGTAGAAGAAGAAATTGTGTATGAAAAAACAGAGTTTGAAGGATATATTAATGAAGAAAAACCTGAAGACCTTGTAGAGCGTCCGGCTGTTGTTACTATAATGGGTCACGTTGACCATGGTAAAACAACGTTACTAGACTCGATCCGTAACACAAAAGTAACAGAAGGTGAAGCTGGAGGAATTACTCAGCATATTGGTGCATACCAAATTGTGCAAAGTGGAAAGAAAATTACGTTTCTTGATACACCAGGGCACGCAGCCTTCACAACAATGCGTGCTAGGGGTGCTCAAGTAACCGATATTACAATCCTAGTTGTAGCTGCAGATGATGGTGTAATGCCACAAACAGTTGAGGCAATTAATCACGCGAAAGCTGCAGAGGTACCAATTATCGTTGCTGTTAATAAAATGGATAAACCATCTGCAAATCCTGACCGTGTAATGCAAGAATTAACAGACCACGGCTTAGTTCCAGAGGCTTGGGGTGGAGAGACGATTTTTGTACCACTATCAGCATTAACAGGAGAAGGTATTGACTCACTTATTGAGATGATTCTTTTAGTAACTGAGGTTGAAGAGTTAGTAGCTAATCCAAATGCTAATGCTACAGGTACAGTTATTGAAGCTCAGCTTGATAAAGGTAGAGGGTCAGTTGCTACACTTCTAGTTCAAAACGGAACATTACGCGTAGGTGATCCTATTGTTGTTGGTAACACATTTGGACGCGTACGTGCAATGGTAAATGACCTTGGACGCAGAGTTAAAGAAGCGGGTCCGTCTACACCTGTTGAAATAACAGGATTAAATGATGTACCACAAGCAGGAGACCAGTTCCTTGTATTTGATGATGAGAAAACAGCTCGTTCTGTAGGGGAAGCTAGACTTCAAAAACAGCTTGTTGAACAACGTGGTTCAGGAAACCGTGTAAGCCTTGAGGATTTATTTGAGCAAATCAAACAAGGTGAAATGAAAGAAATTAACCTAATTGTTAAAGCTGACGTTCAAGGGTCTACAGAGGCATTAGCAGCATCTTTACAAAAGATTGATGTTGAAGGCGTAAAGGTTAAAATCATTCATACAGGTGTAGGGGCAATTACTGAATCAGATATTATACTAGCATCTGCTTCTAATGCGATTGTAATTGGATTTAACGTTCGTCCTGATGCTGGTGCAAAGAGAACTGCAGATGTTGAAAACGTTGATATTCGTTTACACCGTATTATTTATAAAGCAATTGAAGAAATAGAAGCTGCAATGAAAGGTATGTTAGACCCAGAATTCCAAGAAAAAGTGATTGGTCAAGCAGAAGTTCGTAATACTTTTAAGGTTTCAAAAGTTGGAACCATTGCTGGTTGTTACGTAACTGAAGGTAAAATCACTCGTGATAGTGGTGTGCGCATCATTCGTGATGGAGTCGTTATTTTTGAAGGTGAAATTGATACATTAAAACGCTTTAAAGATGACGTGAAGGAAGTTGCACGTAACTATGAATGTGGAATTACAATTACGAAATTCAATGATATCAAAGAGGGCGATATCATTGAGGCGTTTGTTATGGAAGAAATTGAGCGTGCGTAA
- a CDS encoding YlxQ family RNA-binding protein, whose protein sequence is MSNKEWMSLLGLSSRARRIVSGEELVIKEIRNSRAKLVLLSEDASANTTKKISDKCTYYQIPLRSVNDRYMLGQAIGKDARVVVAVTDSGFANKLMSLLD, encoded by the coding sequence ATGAGTAATAAAGAATGGATGTCATTGTTAGGTCTTTCCAGTCGAGCAAGAAGAATCGTTTCAGGTGAAGAACTAGTTATTAAAGAAATTCGTAATTCACGTGCAAAGCTAGTTTTATTATCGGAGGATGCATCAGCAAATACTACAAAAAAAATTAGTGACAAATGTACCTACTATCAAATACCACTTCGCTCTGTAAATGACCGTTACATGCTAGGTCAAGCGATCGGAAAAGATGCTAGAGTAGTTGTTGCTGTTACCGACAGTGGGTTTGCCAATAAATTGATGTCTTTGCTCGATTAA
- the nusA gene encoding transcription termination factor NusA: MSSELLDALTLLEKEKGISSDVLIEAIEAALISAYKRNFNQAQNVRVDLNLENGSMRVFARKDVVDEVYDSRLEISIDEARLINPNYQVNDVLEIEVTPKDFGRIAAQTAKQVVTQRVREAERGVIYSEFMDREDDIMTGIVQRLDSKFIYVSLGKIEALLPANEQMPNEKYKPHDRIKVYITKVEKTTKGPQIFVSRTHPGLLKRLFEIEVPEIYDGTVEIRSVAREAGDRSKISVHSDNEEVDPVGSCVGPKGQRVQAIVNELKGEKVDIVRWSDDPVVFVANALSPSKVLDVMVNEAEKATTVVVPDYQLSLAIGKRGQNARLAAKLTGWKIDIKSQSEAEESGIFPREGISLFEEENDDTDDTFDLHLKEIE, translated from the coding sequence ATGAGTAGTGAACTTTTAGATGCCTTAACATTACTCGAGAAAGAAAAGGGCATAAGTAGTGATGTATTAATCGAGGCAATTGAAGCTGCTTTGATATCTGCTTATAAGCGTAATTTTAATCAGGCACAAAACGTGAGAGTAGATTTAAATCTTGAAAATGGCTCCATGAGAGTATTTGCAAGAAAAGATGTTGTTGATGAAGTGTATGATTCACGTCTTGAAATTTCTATTGATGAAGCCAGATTGATTAACCCGAATTATCAAGTCAACGATGTACTTGAAATTGAAGTTACGCCAAAGGACTTCGGGCGTATTGCCGCTCAAACAGCAAAGCAAGTAGTTACACAGCGTGTTAGAGAAGCAGAGCGAGGCGTAATTTATTCGGAGTTTATGGATCGCGAAGATGATATTATGACTGGTATTGTTCAGCGTCTTGATTCAAAATTCATTTATGTAAGCTTAGGTAAAATTGAAGCCCTTTTACCTGCAAATGAACAAATGCCAAATGAGAAATATAAGCCTCATGACCGCATTAAGGTTTATATAACAAAAGTTGAAAAAACAACAAAAGGACCTCAAATCTTCGTTTCTAGAACTCACCCTGGTCTTTTGAAAAGATTATTTGAAATAGAAGTTCCTGAAATCTATGACGGTACTGTAGAGATTAGATCAGTTGCAAGAGAAGCGGGAGACAGATCGAAAATTTCCGTCCATTCTGACAATGAAGAGGTTGATCCAGTAGGTTCATGTGTAGGACCAAAAGGTCAACGTGTCCAGGCCATAGTTAATGAACTTAAAGGTGAGAAGGTTGATATAGTAAGATGGTCAGACGATCCAGTTGTTTTTGTGGCGAATGCATTAAGTCCGTCTAAAGTTCTAGATGTAATGGTTAATGAAGCTGAGAAAGCAACAACAGTTGTTGTTCCAGATTATCAACTTTCGTTAGCTATTGGAAAACGTGGTCAAAATGCACGTTTAGCTGCAAAGCTTACGGGCTGGAAGATAGATATTAAGAGCCAATCAGAAGCAGAAGAATCCGGTATTTTTCCAAGAGAGGGTATTTCTCTCTTTGAAGAGGAAAACGATGACACTGATGATACATTCGATTTACATTTAAAAGAAATCGAGTGA
- the rimP gene encoding ribosome maturation factor RimP, translating into MSQKVTQTVEDLVIPILEELGLELVDVEYVKEGKNWFLRVFIDSPKGIDIEECGVVSERLSEKLDEIDPIPYNYFLEVSSPGAERPLKKEKDFHNSLGKQVYIKTYEPLDGEKVFEGELTSFDGNTVTITVTIKTRKKAIEIPYEKIASARLAVTFN; encoded by the coding sequence ATGAGTCAAAAGGTAACACAAACCGTAGAAGATTTAGTGATACCTATTTTAGAAGAATTAGGTCTTGAACTAGTTGATGTTGAGTATGTCAAAGAGGGTAAGAATTGGTTTCTACGTGTTTTTATCGATTCTCCCAAGGGAATTGATATTGAGGAATGTGGAGTAGTGAGTGAACGATTAAGTGAAAAGCTTGATGAAATTGATCCTATTCCATACAACTACTTCCTTGAAGTGTCCTCGCCCGGAGCAGAACGTCCATTGAAAAAAGAAAAGGATTTCCATAATTCATTAGGTAAACAAGTCTATATCAAAACGTATGAGCCATTAGATGGTGAAAAGGTTTTTGAAGGTGAATTAACTTCCTTTGATGGAAATACTGTAACAATTACAGTTACGATTAAAACGAGAAAGAAAGCCATTGAAATACCATACGAAAAGATTGCAAGTGCAAGACTAGCTGTAACTTTCAACTAA
- a CDS encoding PolC-type DNA polymerase III, whose protein sequence is MESEQIDKFKLLLQQIGLTDDEPVKYFNKAEIAKLVIQKEKKSWHFHFVVENIIPIDVYQLFYMRLQKSFAHIAKISFSIRVRNQQFTEELVQSYWTICLQEMDGIAPPLLALLNEQVPVLQGLKLIVKTKNETEAIAIKRKYTKLIADSYQDLGFPSFQLETEVKADQQEYEKFLIQKQQEDQAKALLAVTEMNKKEKDKDNPAEHSGPLTIGYTIKDDEELRNIESIHDEERRIAVQGYIFDAETRELRSGRSLLTFKVTDYTSSILVKMFSRDKEDVTLLQSVKKGMWVKVRGSIQNDTFVRDLVMIANDINEIKPKGREDSAKPDEKRVELHLHTPMSQMDAVTSVSKYIEQASKWGHKALAVTDHGVVQSFPEAYSAGKKHGVKILYGLEANVVDDGVPIAYNPQHRLLQEDTFIVFDVETTGLSAVYDKIIELAAVKIKGGEIIDRFEAFANPHHPLSATTINLTGITDDMVRDAPDVSEVLKKFHAWCGDDIFVAHNASFDMGFLNVGYKKIGFEKVMNPVIDTLELARFLLPDLKNHRLNTLCKKFDIELTQHHRAIYDAEATGYLLVKMLKDALEQGIEYHDQLNDNMGKGKAYQRSRPFHVTLLAKNDTGLKNLFKLVSISHIDYFYRVARIPRSVLQRYREGIIVGSACDKGEIFEGMMQKSPEEVEEIASFYDYIEVQPPDNYKHLIELELVHNTKSLKEIIANIVKLGEKLDKPVVATGNVHYLNPVDHTYRKILIGSQGGANPLNRHSLPHVHFRTTDEMMECFSFLDREKAHEIVVTNTQKIADGIDEIKPIKDDLYTPKIEGADDEIRQMSYDRARSIYGDELPEIVEKRIEKELKSIIGHGFAVIYLISHKLVKKSLDDGYLVGSRGSVGSSLVATLTEITEVNPLPPHYVCPTCKDSEFFNDGSVGSGFDLPDKDCPKCGGKYNKDGHDIPFETFLGFKGDKVPDIDLNFSGEYQPRAHNYTKVLFGEEYVFRAGTIGTVAEKTAYGYVKGYANDNNLILRGAEIDRLVSGCTGVKRTSGQHPGGIIVVPDYMDIYDFSPIQFPADDSTSEWKTTHFDFHSIHDNLLKLDILGHDDPTVIRMLQDLSGIDPKTIPTDDPEVMKIFSGTESLGVTEEQIMCKTGTLGIPEFGTRFVRQMLEDTKPTTFSELVQISGLSHGTDVWLGNAQELIHNQTCTLSEVIGCRDDIMVYLIYKGLEPSLAFKIMESVRKGKGLSDEFIDEMKKNNVPSWYIDSCLKIKYMFPKAHAAAYVLMAVRIAYFKVHHPLLYYAAYFTVRADDFEIDVMNRGSSSIKARIDEINVKGLDASPKEKNLLTVLELALEMCERGYSFQKVDLYRSSASEFIIDGKSLIPPFNSIAGLGTNAAINIVKARAEGEFLSKEDLQKRGKVSKTILEYLDSQGCLQSLPEQNQLSLF, encoded by the coding sequence ATTGAGTCAGAGCAGATAGATAAATTTAAGCTCCTACTACAGCAAATTGGGTTAACAGATGATGAACCTGTTAAGTATTTTAATAAAGCAGAAATTGCAAAGTTAGTAATTCAAAAAGAGAAAAAATCATGGCACTTTCATTTTGTTGTAGAAAACATCATACCAATTGATGTTTATCAATTATTTTACATGAGACTACAAAAGTCCTTTGCTCATATTGCTAAAATTTCATTTTCAATAAGGGTAAGAAATCAACAATTTACAGAGGAACTGGTTCAATCATATTGGACAATCTGTCTACAAGAGATGGATGGAATTGCCCCTCCACTTTTAGCATTATTAAATGAACAAGTCCCAGTCCTACAAGGGTTAAAGCTTATTGTAAAAACTAAAAATGAGACTGAAGCTATAGCTATTAAGCGTAAATATACAAAATTAATTGCTGATTCTTATCAAGATTTAGGTTTTCCAAGCTTTCAACTTGAGACAGAGGTAAAGGCTGATCAGCAAGAATATGAGAAGTTTCTGATACAAAAGCAACAAGAAGATCAGGCAAAAGCACTACTTGCTGTCACTGAGATGAATAAAAAGGAAAAAGATAAAGACAATCCAGCAGAGCATTCAGGACCTCTAACAATTGGTTATACGATTAAAGATGACGAAGAATTGAGAAACATAGAATCTATTCATGATGAAGAACGTCGTATAGCAGTACAAGGGTATATCTTTGATGCAGAAACAAGAGAATTACGAAGTGGCCGTTCTTTACTAACGTTTAAAGTTACTGACTATACAAGTTCTATACTTGTTAAAATGTTTTCACGAGATAAAGAAGACGTGACTTTACTACAATCTGTAAAAAAAGGTATGTGGGTTAAGGTTAGAGGTAGTATTCAAAATGATACCTTTGTTCGGGACCTTGTAATGATAGCAAATGACATTAATGAAATTAAACCAAAAGGTCGTGAAGATTCAGCTAAACCAGATGAAAAAAGAGTCGAGTTACATCTGCACACTCCAATGAGTCAAATGGATGCAGTCACCTCAGTGAGCAAATATATTGAACAAGCGAGTAAATGGGGCCATAAAGCACTTGCTGTAACAGACCACGGTGTCGTTCAATCTTTCCCTGAAGCCTATTCAGCAGGGAAAAAACATGGGGTTAAAATTCTTTATGGATTAGAAGCAAATGTCGTTGATGATGGTGTACCGATTGCTTATAATCCACAGCATCGATTATTACAGGAAGATACGTTTATTGTTTTTGACGTAGAAACAACAGGATTGTCAGCTGTTTATGATAAGATTATTGAACTTGCTGCCGTAAAAATTAAAGGCGGAGAAATAATTGACCGCTTTGAAGCATTCGCAAATCCACACCATCCACTTTCTGCAACTACAATAAACTTAACTGGTATCACTGATGATATGGTAAGGGATGCCCCTGATGTATCTGAAGTCTTAAAAAAATTCCATGCTTGGTGTGGCGACGATATTTTTGTTGCTCATAATGCAAGCTTCGATATGGGATTCCTAAATGTAGGTTATAAAAAGATTGGTTTCGAGAAGGTAATGAATCCAGTTATTGATACGCTAGAACTTGCACGATTTCTATTACCTGATCTAAAGAACCACCGATTAAACACATTGTGTAAGAAATTTGATATTGAACTCACTCAACATCACCGGGCGATTTATGATGCAGAGGCAACGGGATATTTATTAGTTAAAATGTTAAAGGATGCCTTAGAGCAAGGGATTGAGTATCATGATCAGTTAAATGACAACATGGGGAAAGGTAAGGCATACCAAAGGTCCAGACCTTTTCATGTCACATTGCTGGCAAAAAATGATACAGGGTTGAAAAATCTTTTCAAGCTAGTATCTATTTCACATATTGACTATTTTTATAGAGTTGCTAGAATTCCAAGGTCTGTACTACAGAGGTATCGTGAGGGCATTATAGTTGGTTCCGCTTGTGACAAGGGAGAAATATTCGAAGGAATGATGCAGAAATCTCCTGAAGAGGTGGAAGAGATTGCATCTTTTTATGACTATATCGAAGTTCAGCCACCTGATAATTACAAACATCTAATTGAGTTAGAGCTAGTGCACAATACTAAGTCACTGAAAGAAATTATTGCTAACATTGTTAAATTAGGTGAAAAACTGGACAAGCCGGTTGTAGCGACAGGGAATGTCCATTATTTGAATCCAGTGGATCACACCTATCGTAAGATATTAATCGGTTCACAAGGTGGTGCCAACCCTTTAAACCGTCACTCTTTACCACATGTTCATTTTAGAACAACAGATGAGATGATGGAGTGCTTCTCGTTTTTGGATCGTGAAAAGGCACATGAAATTGTTGTAACAAACACGCAAAAAATTGCTGATGGAATTGATGAAATTAAACCAATTAAAGATGACCTTTACACTCCTAAAATTGAAGGTGCCGATGATGAAATTAGGCAAATGAGTTATGACCGTGCGAGGTCAATCTATGGGGATGAATTACCAGAGATTGTAGAGAAAAGAATTGAAAAAGAACTGAAAAGTATTATTGGTCATGGGTTTGCAGTTATTTATCTGATTTCTCATAAACTAGTTAAAAAATCTCTAGACGACGGGTATCTTGTAGGTTCACGTGGTTCTGTCGGGTCATCGCTAGTGGCAACTTTAACTGAAATTACCGAAGTTAATCCTTTACCACCACATTATGTATGCCCGACGTGTAAGGATTCTGAGTTCTTTAATGATGGCTCTGTCGGCTCTGGTTTTGACTTACCAGACAAAGACTGCCCTAAATGTGGTGGCAAATATAATAAAGATGGGCATGATATTCCATTCGAAACCTTCCTTGGATTTAAAGGAGATAAGGTGCCTGATATCGATCTTAACTTTTCAGGTGAATATCAACCACGTGCACACAATTATACAAAGGTGTTATTCGGTGAAGAATATGTATTTAGAGCGGGAACAATTGGAACCGTTGCTGAGAAAACAGCTTATGGATATGTGAAGGGATATGCGAATGACAACAACCTAATCTTAAGAGGTGCTGAAATTGACCGACTTGTATCGGGATGTACTGGTGTTAAAAGAACGTCTGGTCAGCATCCAGGTGGGATTATAGTTGTTCCTGATTATATGGATATATATGATTTCTCACCGATTCAGTTTCCGGCGGATGATTCAACATCAGAATGGAAAACAACTCACTTTGACTTCCATTCCATCCATGATAACCTATTAAAACTTGATATTTTAGGACACGATGATCCTACAGTTATCAGGATGCTACAGGATTTAAGCGGGATTGATCCTAAAACGATACCTACAGATGATCCAGAAGTAATGAAGATTTTCAGCGGAACGGAATCATTAGGTGTTACGGAAGAACAAATTATGTGTAAGACCGGAACACTAGGAATACCTGAATTTGGTACAAGGTTTGTTAGGCAAATGCTTGAAGATACGAAGCCTACGACCTTCTCTGAATTAGTTCAAATTTCAGGATTATCACATGGTACAGACGTATGGCTTGGCAATGCACAGGAGTTAATTCATAACCAAACATGTACTCTAAGTGAAGTTATTGGATGTCGTGATGATATCATGGTTTATTTAATCTATAAGGGATTAGAACCATCGTTAGCTTTTAAAATTATGGAATCTGTTCGTAAAGGTAAAGGACTTTCTGATGAGTTTATTGATGAAATGAAAAAGAACAATGTTCCAAGTTGGTACATTGATTCATGTTTAAAAATTAAGTATATGTTCCCTAAGGCCCATGCTGCTGCCTATGTTCTAATGGCGGTAAGGATTGCTTACTTCAAAGTGCATCATCCGTTACTTTACTATGCAGCGTATTTTACAGTTCGTGCAGATGATTTTGAGATAGATGTGATGAATCGTGGCTCTAGTTCGATTAAAGCCAGAATTGATGAAATAAATGTGAAGGGACTAGATGCATCTCCGAAAGAGAAAAATTTATTAACAGTATTAGAATTAGCTTTAGAGATGTGTGAAAGAGGATATTCCTTCCAGAAGGTGGATTTGTACCGTTCAAGTGCATCAGAGTTTATAATTGATGGTAAATCATTAATTCCACCATTTAATTCGATAGCTGGCTTAGGGACGAATGCTGCAATTAACATTGTTAAAGCGAGGGCAGAAGGAGAGTTCTTGTCAAAAGAGGATCTCCAAAAGCGCGGAAAGGTTTCAAAGACAATCTTAGAATACTTAGACAGTCAAGGTTGCTTGCAATCTCTTCCAGAGCAAAATCAATTGTCGCTTTTCTAG
- a CDS encoding proline--tRNA ligase: MKQSMTLIPTLREVPADAEIKSHQLLLRAGFIRQNASGIYSYMPLARKVLQKVEAIVREEMERAGAVELLMPALTPAELWQESKRWYSYGPELMRMKDRHERDFVIGPTHEEVITSLVRDEVKSYKRLPLNLYQIQTKFRDEKRPRFGLLRGREFIMKDAYSFHASQESLDEAYQKMFTAYSNIFTRCGLNFRAVIADSGAMGGKDTHEFMVLSDVGEDTIAYSDSSSFAANIEMAPVVVEYQRSDEPHQELEKVKTEAQKTIEEVSSFLNVNQSNCIKSLLFKVDESFVLVLVRGDHEVNDIKVKNLLEATSVELASPEETRTIMNCSIGSLGPININSEVQVIADHAVKAVVNGVCGANEENYHYVGVNSDRDFSVNQYADLRFIQEGDPSPDGEGTILFARGIEVGHVFKLGTRYSEAMDATYLDENGRTQHMIMGCYGIGVSRTMAAVAEQFNDENGLMWPIALAPYEVHVIPINNKNDAQRELAEVLYSNLQDKGFEVLYDDRAERPGVKFADSDLIGIPVRITVGKRAEEGIVEVKVRLNGETLEVHTENLIETLRTFIVK; encoded by the coding sequence ATGAAACAAAGTATGACGCTTATTCCTACACTTAGGGAAGTTCCAGCAGATGCAGAAATTAAAAGTCATCAATTATTACTAAGGGCTGGTTTTATACGCCAAAATGCAAGTGGAATATACAGCTACATGCCACTGGCAAGAAAAGTTTTACAAAAAGTTGAGGCAATCGTTCGTGAGGAGATGGAACGTGCTGGAGCAGTTGAATTACTAATGCCAGCTTTGACACCAGCTGAGTTGTGGCAGGAATCCAAGCGCTGGTATTCATATGGTCCTGAATTAATGCGTATGAAGGATCGACACGAGCGTGACTTTGTTATTGGACCTACCCACGAAGAAGTGATTACAAGTTTAGTAAGAGATGAGGTTAAGTCATATAAGAGACTACCTTTAAATTTATATCAAATTCAGACGAAATTTAGAGACGAGAAAAGACCTCGTTTTGGTTTGTTACGTGGAAGAGAGTTTATTATGAAAGATGCTTACTCTTTTCATGCTAGTCAGGAGAGTTTAGACGAAGCTTATCAAAAAATGTTTACCGCGTATTCAAATATCTTTACAAGATGCGGGTTAAATTTCCGCGCAGTAATTGCTGACTCAGGAGCAATGGGTGGTAAAGATACACACGAATTTATGGTTCTATCAGATGTAGGTGAGGACACAATCGCCTATTCTGACTCATCCAGCTTTGCAGCTAACATTGAAATGGCTCCAGTAGTTGTTGAATATCAGAGGAGTGATGAACCTCACCAAGAACTTGAGAAAGTGAAAACAGAAGCCCAGAAAACAATCGAAGAGGTTTCATCTTTCTTAAATGTTAATCAATCAAATTGTATTAAATCTCTATTATTTAAGGTTGACGAGAGCTTTGTATTAGTTCTTGTACGTGGTGATCACGAGGTAAATGATATTAAAGTTAAGAATCTGTTGGAAGCAACGTCTGTTGAGCTTGCTTCTCCTGAAGAAACACGTACCATCATGAACTGTTCAATTGGTTCTTTAGGACCTATTAATATTAATTCAGAAGTTCAGGTGATCGCAGATCATGCCGTTAAAGCAGTTGTTAACGGTGTTTGTGGTGCAAATGAAGAGAATTACCATTATGTTGGGGTCAATTCTGACCGAGATTTTTCAGTTAACCAGTATGCAGATCTTCGTTTTATCCAAGAGGGAGATCCATCTCCAGACGGGGAAGGAACGATTCTGTTTGCTCGTGGCATTGAGGTTGGACATGTCTTTAAATTAGGCACACGTTATAGTGAAGCGATGGATGCCACGTATCTAGATGAAAATGGAAGAACCCAGCACATGATTATGGGATGCTACGGTATCGGTGTTTCCCGAACAATGGCTGCTGTTGCAGAACAATTTAATGACGAAAATGGTTTAATGTGGCCAATTGCTCTTGCTCCATATGAAGTGCATGTAATTCCTATTAATAATAAAAATGATGCACAACGCGAACTTGCGGAGGTATTATATTCTAACCTTCAAGACAAGGGCTTCGAGGTATTATATGATGACCGTGCAGAACGTCCAGGTGTAAAATTTGCCGATTCTGATTTAATTGGTATTCCAGTTCGAATTACAGTTGGAAAACGTGCAGAAGAAGGTATCGTTGAAGTAAAGGTTCGTTTAAATGGGGAAACATTGGAAGTTCATACTGAAAATCTCATCGAAACTTTACGTACTTTTATAGTAAAATAA